The following coding sequences are from one Salinicoccus sp. Bachu38 window:
- a CDS encoding DUF1146 family protein → MLFSQLAFMHIVLHMLCVIFTFWVLGALNIDSWFRKGETGRIRLFLILAAVLLGSALSNFIMDFFRLVQEASLLF, encoded by the coding sequence ATGCATATCGTCCTGCATATGCTCTGTGTCATTTTCACCTTCTGGGTGCTGGGGGCATTGAATATCGACAGCTGGTTCAGAAAAGGCGAAACAGGACGGATCAGGCTGTTCCTCATACTTGCTGCGGTACTTTTAGGAAGCGCACTCAGTAATTTCATCATGGATTTCTTCCGACTCGTACAGGAAGCATCCCTGCTATTTTAA